A genomic segment from Phragmites australis chromosome 6, lpPhrAust1.1, whole genome shotgun sequence encodes:
- the LOC133921393 gene encoding pentatricopeptide repeat-containing protein At1g71060, mitochondrial-like, protein MSDHRPKRLPDAAAAVASPAAKRACDPSAPAFPTYKDAPDLPPKIRLLCEILASTAPDVDAALDDADVRVTTADVEQVLRFSYAHPRAAVAFFRWAGHRHLGHDHSPYSWNLVVDILGKNRLFGPMWDTVGSMRTQGLLSLATFASVFSSLAAAPGSSPLKAFVDMPRYGMERDTPALNSLLSALCRANRLDDARAVIPVARAEAGTRPDADSYAILLEGCEAAADPRVAREVFDEMVRSIGFDPANVPAYDSFLTTLVSSDSSTALPEAMEYLAILSRRGCSPGEKFFRAALAAHLEARELHGAMVVWNDFVRHRGLVPDMEMYNTMIMLQGSLGHAEVIVEYLDDMAFNGVFPDPNTYNVVLQFLLKGRKLREAAAIFSEMVKNECWPNEANCSLALRMFLDTRDWEMGIKVWNCMVANNLPPLEESGNMLVSKLKDDRLPEACKFAEDMIDRGIKLSSSTLSKLKQSLQKIKKGEIHDHLLRKWKAH, encoded by the coding sequence ATGTCCGACCATCGGCCGAAGCGGCTGCCAGACGCCGCTGCCGCCGTGGCCTCCCCGGCGGCGAAGCGCGCCTGCGACCCGTCCGCACCGGCGTTCCCCACGTACAAGGACGCGCCCGACCTGCCCCCCAAGATCCGCCTCCTCTGCGAGATCCTGGCCTCCACCGCCCCCGACGTGGACGCCGCGCTCGACGACGCCGACGTCCGCGTCACCACCGCCGACGTCGAGCAGGTGCTCCGCTTTTCCTACGCCCATCcgcgcgccgccgtcgccttCTTCCGCTGGGCGGGCCACCGGCACCTCGGCCACGACCATTCCCCCTACTCGTGGAACCTCGTCGTCGACATCCTCGGCAAGAACCGCCTCTTCGGTCCCATGTGGGACACCGTTGGCTCCATGCGGACCCAGGGCCTGCTCTCCCTCGCCACCTTCGCCTCCGTCTTCTCCTCCCTGGCTGCTGCCCCCGGCAGCTCCCCGCTCAAGGCGTTCGTGGACATGCCGCGCTACGGCATGGAACGCGACACTCCCGCGCTCAACTCGCTCCTCTCCGCGCTCTGCCGGGCCAACCGCCTCGACGACGCCCGCGCCGTGATCCCCGTGGCGCGCGCCGAGGCCGGCACGCGCCCGGACGCCGACTCCTACGCCATCCTCCTCGAGGGATGCGAGGCTGCCGCCGATCCGCGGGTTGCTCGCGAAGTGTTCGACGAAATGGTGCGCTCCATCGGCTTCGATCCTGCCAACGTGCCTGCCTATGACTCCTTCCTCACAACGCTTGTTTCAAGTGACTCCTCTACGGCGCTACCGGAAGCGATGGagtatcttgcgatcttgagcCGGCGCGGATGTTCACCTGGAGAGAAGTTCTTCCGTGCTGCTCTCGCCGCACACCTTGAGGCGCGCGAATTGCACGGTGCAATGGTGGTTTGGAATGACTTTGTCAGACATCGGGGGCTCGTCCCGGATATGGAAATGTACAACACAATGATCATGCTGCAGGGCAGTCTTGGGCATGCTGAGGTGATAGTGGAGTATCTCGACGACATGGCCTTCAATGGAGTGTTCCCCGACCCCAACACGTACAATGTAGTCCTCCAGTTTTTGCTGAAGGGGAGGAAGCTCCGGGAGGCAGCGGCGATCTTTAGTGAGATGGTCAAGAATGAGTGTTGGCCAAACGAGGCAAATTGTTCGCTTGCTCTTCGCATGTTCTTGGATACACGTGATTGGGAGATGGGAATCAAGGTGTGGAACTGCATGGTGGCGAATAACCTGCCACCATTGGAGGAGAGTGGGAACATGCTTGTATCAAAGCTGAAGGACGATAGGCTACCTGAGGCATGCAAGTTTGCAGAAGACATGATTGATCGGGGTATCAAGTTGAGCTCTTCAACGCTGTCGAAGCTGAAGCAGAGCCTGCAGAAGATTAAAAAAGGAGAGATACACGATCACCTACTTAGAAAATGGAAGGCACACTAG